In one window of Henckelia pumila isolate YLH828 chromosome 1, ASM3356847v2, whole genome shotgun sequence DNA:
- the LOC140875596 gene encoding uncharacterized protein, whose protein sequence is MAGRAAENEAENVVAGLGLYKGKVRLINGGGTDSDVQSEIMLLWGIQQPIFSKHNAFVKQSSLQLHVDACGRSLSIHQSPSSLGTPGVTGAVMWDSGIVLGKFLEHSVEIKTITLQDKKVIELGSGCGFVGCIAALLGAQVVLTDLPDRLKLLKKNVNTNLYGDVRGTAKVEELTWGDYLDPDLTNPCPDYVLGSDVVYSEEAVMDLMETLVELCGRQTTIILAGELRNDAILEYFLEAATKDFMVGRIDQEQWHSDYCSSRVVMYVLTKK, encoded by the exons ATGGCCGGAAGAGCGGCGGAGAATGAGGCGGAAAACGTAGTGGCTGGGCTGGGCTTATACAAGGGGAAAGTGAGACTGATTAATGGCGGTGGTACAGATTCCGATGTGCAATCAGAAATAATGCTTCTTTGGGGAATTCAACAGCCAATTTTCTCGAAGCACAACGCCTTCGTCAAACAGTCATCTCTGCAGCTCCATGTCGATGCCTGCGGTCGCTCACTCTCCATCCACCAGTCCCCTTCTTCTCTG GGAACTCCTGGAGTTACTGGTGCAGTGATGTGGGACAGCGGCATAGTTCTAGGAAAATTCTTAGAGCATTCTGTGGAGATCAAGACAATTACTCTTCAGGATAAGAAAGTCATTGAGTTGGGCTCAGGCTGTGGATTTGTTGG TTGCATTGCAGCTTTACTGGGTGCTCAAGTGGTTCTGACCGACCTGCCTGATCGGCTGAAGTTATTAAAAAAGAATGTTAACACCAATCTATATGGTGACGTGCGAGGGACAGCAAAGGTGGAAGAACTAACATGGGGAGACTACCTGGACCCAGATTTGACAAACCCTTGCCCTGATTATG TGCTTGGCTCGGATGTAGTATACAGTGAAGAAGCAGTAATGGATTTGATGGAAACACTTGTAGAACTATGTGGGAGACAAACTACTATAATTTTGGCCGGAGAACTTCGAAatg ATGCTATCCTCGAATATTTCCTAGAAGCAGCGACAAAAGATTTTATGGTTGGCCGTATAGACCAAGAACAGTGGCATTCGGATTACTGCAGTTCACGCGTAGTGATGTATGTTTTGACcaagaaataa